In Paenibacillus guangzhouensis, a single window of DNA contains:
- a CDS encoding M16 family metallopeptidase translates to MIKTTLSNGLRVVMEQIPTFRSVSFGIWVRTGSRNEHEENNGISHFIEHMLFKGTDRYTAKEIAETFDAIGGNVNAFTSKEYTCYYAKVLDEHLPIAVDVLADMFFASKFDSEDMDKEKNVILEEIAMYEDTPDDMVHDSVSRAALGNHPLSYSILGIEERLKAMTSDDLRQYMQEHYTIENTVISVAGNINDQTLALLEKHFGKFNIHGKAQQLAAPDFDGQVIYHKKKTEQNHICISMPGCSSSDPRLYGMVILNNAIGGGMSSRLFQEIREKRGLAYSVYSYHSSYVDTGLFTIYAGTAPKQTKEVLDLTMEVMNEVVANGLTESEFSKGKEQLKGSLILSLESTSSRMNRLGKNELMLGRHFTLDEMIERIEAVTMQDMESLLQQMVAVPFAVAMVGSSDKALNQIERQLKN, encoded by the coding sequence ATGATCAAAACAACTTTAAGCAACGGCCTCCGCGTCGTCATGGAGCAAATTCCTACCTTCCGTTCGGTCTCCTTCGGCATCTGGGTTCGCACAGGCTCCCGGAACGAGCACGAAGAGAACAATGGAATTTCGCACTTTATAGAACATATGCTCTTCAAAGGGACGGATCGTTACACCGCGAAGGAGATTGCAGAGACATTCGATGCGATTGGCGGCAATGTTAATGCGTTTACGTCGAAGGAATATACATGCTATTACGCGAAGGTGCTGGATGAGCATTTACCGATTGCGGTTGATGTTCTGGCAGATATGTTCTTTGCCTCGAAATTCGATAGCGAAGACATGGATAAAGAGAAGAATGTCATTCTTGAAGAGATTGCGATGTACGAAGATACACCAGATGATATGGTGCATGATTCGGTATCGCGCGCAGCGCTGGGTAATCATCCACTATCCTATTCCATACTCGGAATAGAAGAGCGGCTCAAAGCTATGACTTCCGATGATCTTCGCCAGTATATGCAAGAGCATTATACAATCGAGAATACGGTGATCAGTGTCGCGGGGAACATTAATGATCAGACGCTTGCCCTTTTAGAGAAGCATTTTGGAAAATTCAATATCCATGGGAAGGCACAGCAGCTTGCTGCGCCGGATTTTGACGGGCAAGTGATCTATCATAAGAAGAAAACAGAACAGAACCATATCTGTATCTCGATGCCAGGCTGTTCCAGCTCCGATCCGCGATTATACGGGATGGTCATTCTGAACAATGCGATCGGTGGCGGCATGAGCTCGCGTCTTTTCCAAGAGATCCGGGAGAAGCGGGGCCTCGCTTATTCGGTTTACTCCTATCATAGCTCTTACGTTGACACAGGTTTGTTCACGATCTATGCTGGTACAGCTCCGAAGCAAACGAAGGAAGTTCTAGATCTAACGATGGAAGTCATGAACGAAGTTGTGGCGAATGGATTGACAGAATCTGAATTTTCCAAAGGCAAGGAACAGTTGAAAGGAAGCCTGATTCTGAGCTTGGAGAGTACGTCGAGTCGTATGAATCGCCTAGGCAAAAATGAATTGATGTTAGGCAGACACTTTACATTAGATGAAATGATTGAACGTATTGAAGCGGTTACGATGCAGGATATGGAGTCGCTGCTTCAGCAAATGGTCGCTGTGCCTTTCGCTGTTGCGATGGTAGGCAGCTCGGATAAGGCGCTGAACCAAATCGAACGTCAATTGAAGAATTAA
- the dut gene encoding dUTP diphosphatase: protein MIYDVEIKQLPGNEDVSLPAKMSELAAGFDLYAAVTEPLVIAPGQRVLVPTGFAMAMSAQLEAQIRPRSGLAFKHGITCLNTPGTIDADYRGEVKVLLVNLGQEPFTIERHERIAQMVIQEVPQVRLVQVESLSETVRGAGGFGHTGTK from the coding sequence TTGATTTATGATGTAGAAATTAAACAGCTTCCAGGTAATGAAGATGTATCCTTGCCTGCGAAAATGTCGGAGTTAGCAGCGGGATTTGACTTATATGCAGCGGTTACGGAACCTCTTGTGATTGCACCAGGACAGCGTGTACTTGTTCCAACAGGCTTTGCTATGGCGATGTCTGCACAGCTCGAAGCGCAAATCAGGCCGCGCAGTGGTCTGGCGTTCAAGCATGGCATCACATGCCTTAATACACCGGGAACGATCGATGCGGATTACCGCGGCGAGGTGAAGGTCCTGCTTGTTAATCTGGGTCAGGAACCTTTTACGATTGAACGGCATGAACGAATTGCGCAAATGGTTATTCAAGAAGTACCGCAGGTTCGCTTGGTTCAGGTGGAATCACTCTCCGAGACAGTTCGGGGCGCGGGTGGATTTGGCCATACAGGAACGAAGTAA
- the dpsA gene encoding dipicolinate synthase subunit DpsA yields the protein MLTGVQVVFIGGDARQLEIIRQLAELDASVTIVGFDQLQNSFHGVVRSGLNDSLFETTDALILPAVGTDDQGMINAIFTSEELKLTEQQVALLPKSSCVYTGMAKPYLREICAKHQIKLVELFDRDDVAIYNSIPTAEGALMMAIQNTDITIHGSQCVVLGLGRTGFTMARSLQALGAKVKMGVRRSEHFARAFELGFEPFYIKDLAAQVANIDLLFNTIPTMIVTAQIIANIPNRAVIIDLASSPGGTDFRFAEKRGVKALLAPGLPGIVAPKTAGRIMAGILNQLIAEQVQERGNGA from the coding sequence ATGCTTACAGGCGTTCAAGTTGTCTTTATTGGCGGAGATGCGCGGCAATTGGAAATCATCCGCCAGCTGGCAGAGCTCGACGCTTCCGTCACAATCGTTGGTTTTGATCAATTACAGAACTCTTTTCACGGTGTGGTAAGGTCAGGGCTTAACGACTCATTGTTTGAGACGACAGATGCGCTAATACTGCCTGCTGTTGGTACAGATGATCAAGGAATGATCAATGCGATATTTACTTCGGAAGAACTGAAGCTTACGGAACAACAAGTAGCGCTGCTGCCCAAATCAAGCTGTGTCTATACGGGGATGGCAAAGCCTTACTTGCGAGAAATCTGCGCAAAACATCAGATTAAGCTCGTTGAATTATTCGATCGCGATGATGTTGCCATTTATAACTCGATTCCTACAGCGGAAGGTGCGCTGATGATGGCGATCCAGAATACGGATATTACGATTCATGGGTCGCAATGCGTCGTGCTCGGACTTGGTAGAACAGGGTTTACGATGGCACGTTCGCTTCAGGCATTAGGGGCCAAAGTAAAGATGGGGGTAAGGCGGAGCGAGCACTTCGCAAGAGCGTTCGAGCTAGGCTTCGAGCCCTTCTATATCAAGGATTTGGCGGCTCAGGTTGCCAACATCGACTTGCTTTTTAATACGATTCCGACTATGATAGTCACAGCACAAATTATTGCGAATATTCCCAATCGGGCGGTTATTATTGACCTTGCTTCAAGCCCTGGCGGCACCGATTTTCGCTTCGCTGAGAAGCGTGGTGTCAAGGCGTTGTTAGCACCCGGTTTACCCGGTATTGTAGCTCCTAAGACTGCTGGACGTATTATGGCGGGCATTCTGAATCAGTTGATT